The following coding sequences lie in one Betaproteobacteria bacterium genomic window:
- a CDS encoding glycosyltransferase, with protein MRSQRRTVPPPSESLSRLQVAVVIAYVVVAAWYLAWRPTTFNPRAPVFSWVIYAAELFGFAISLLNIFMLWRLSVREAPTPRPDLLVDVFITTYNEPVDMVRRTLLAAQRMNYPHATWLLDDGNRPEMGALARSLGVQYLARTENRHAKAGNLNNALKHARGEFVAVFDADHAPARDFLVRTLGYFNDEAVAFVSTPQDFYNLDSFQHRAREGSQLVWNEQSLFFRVIQRGKDVHNAAFFCGTCGILRRRALDDIGGFAVETVTEDLDTSIRIHRRGWQSVYHAESLAFGVAPADIVPFIKQRMRWGQGAMQVLRRHGFIVFARGLSLAQKLSYLASTITYLDGWQKLVFYLAPVIVLVTGVMPIAEMSWEFLLRFLPFYVLTFWVFEETGRGYGRAIEVERYNMARYAAFMWATLGLFRRRLRFRVTAKERTRNAQVTTRRFMLPQTLVFLLNAVAVPAGLLLFALRQTNLPTGALVANVFWAAVNASLASVVIGFTKRIAAFHRREYRFPIPLPAMLDVPGRHPQAGILDDVSADGFKYYGLFPDDITVGDTVRGEIVLPSGRVRFRALVRALFGSEKDGDTRSLGCEFDWEKTGDRDELLAFLYGSDLQWKLNRFAEKTRTPLDRMLRWLRKGQPEQKEVRSRWASALIRSRAGKGDTGVGVISVARSADEPRTLIAFRRIGVKEALDVLVTTRAGTQSVNGTATLFDAMVASGTPLYLYRFEAVNEPSSKSQGGT; from the coding sequence TGCAGGTCGCCGTCGTCATCGCGTACGTCGTCGTTGCCGCGTGGTATCTCGCGTGGCGGCCCACGACCTTCAATCCCCGTGCGCCGGTCTTCTCCTGGGTGATCTACGCGGCCGAACTGTTCGGATTCGCGATCTCCCTGCTCAACATCTTCATGCTGTGGCGTCTGTCGGTGCGCGAAGCACCCACGCCCCGGCCCGACCTGCTGGTCGACGTCTTCATCACCACCTACAACGAGCCCGTCGACATGGTCCGCCGGACCCTGCTCGCGGCCCAGCGCATGAACTACCCCCATGCGACCTGGCTTCTCGACGATGGCAACCGGCCCGAGATGGGGGCGCTTGCCCGCAGCCTCGGGGTGCAGTATCTCGCGCGAACCGAGAACCGCCATGCCAAGGCAGGCAATCTCAACAACGCCCTGAAGCACGCGCGAGGGGAATTCGTGGCCGTCTTCGACGCCGACCATGCGCCGGCCCGCGACTTTCTCGTCCGCACCCTGGGCTACTTCAATGACGAGGCCGTCGCGTTCGTTTCGACGCCGCAGGACTTCTACAACCTCGATTCCTTCCAGCACCGCGCGCGCGAAGGCAGCCAGCTCGTCTGGAACGAGCAGTCGCTCTTCTTTCGGGTGATCCAGAGAGGCAAGGACGTCCACAACGCCGCGTTCTTCTGCGGCACTTGCGGCATCCTGCGCCGCCGCGCGCTGGACGACATCGGCGGGTTCGCCGTCGAAACGGTCACCGAGGACCTCGACACGTCGATCCGCATCCACCGGCGCGGCTGGCAGTCCGTCTACCACGCCGAGTCCCTGGCGTTCGGCGTGGCGCCGGCCGACATCGTCCCCTTCATCAAGCAGCGCATGCGCTGGGGCCAGGGCGCCATGCAGGTGCTGCGCCGGCACGGCTTCATCGTCTTCGCCCGTGGCTTGTCTCTCGCACAGAAGCTGAGCTACCTCGCCAGCACCATCACCTACCTCGACGGTTGGCAGAAGCTCGTGTTCTACCTGGCCCCCGTGATCGTGCTCGTCACGGGCGTGATGCCCATCGCGGAGATGTCGTGGGAATTCCTGCTCCGCTTCCTGCCGTTCTACGTGCTCACCTTCTGGGTCTTCGAGGAAACGGGACGCGGCTACGGCAGGGCGATCGAGGTGGAGCGCTACAACATGGCGCGGTACGCCGCATTCATGTGGGCCACGCTGGGGCTGTTCCGGCGGAGACTGCGTTTCCGGGTGACGGCCAAGGAACGCACGCGCAACGCTCAGGTCACGACGCGGAGATTCATGCTTCCGCAGACGCTCGTGTTCCTGCTGAACGCGGTGGCCGTACCCGCGGGGTTGCTGCTCTTCGCCCTGCGCCAGACGAATCTGCCCACCGGAGCGCTCGTCGCGAACGTGTTCTGGGCGGCGGTCAATGCGAGCCTGGCTAGTGTCGTGATCGGATTCACCAAACGCATCGCGGCCTTTCATCGGCGCGAATACCGGTTCCCCATTCCCTTGCCGGCAATGCTGGACGTGCCCGGCCGGCATCCGCAGGCCGGCATCCTGGACGACGTTTCGGCCGACGGGTTCAAGTACTACGGGTTGTTTCCGGACGACATCACCGTCGGCGACACGGTGCGCGGCGAGATCGTGCTGCCGTCCGGACGCGTGCGCTTTCGCGCGCTCGTGCGCGCGCTCTTCGGCAGCGAGAAGGACGGCGACACCCGGTCGCTCGGCTGCGAATTCGACTGGGAGAAGACGGGCGATCGCGACGAATTGCTCGCCTTCCTGTACGGTTCGGATCTGCAGTGGAAGCTCAATCGCTTCGCCGAGAAGACGCGGACACCGCTGGACCGGATGCTGCGCTGGCTGCGAAAGGGCCAGCCCGAGCAGAAGGAAGTGCGCAGCCGTTGGGCGTCGGCCCTCATCCGCAGCCGCGCGGGCAAGGGTGATACCGGCGTCGGTGTCATCTCCGTGGCCAGGTCTGCGGACGAGCCGCGAACGCTCATCGCGTTCCGCCGGATCGGCGTGAAGGAGGCGCTCGACGTGCTGGTCACGACCCGTGCCGGAACACAGTCGGTGAACGGGACGGCCACCCTGTTCGACGCCATGGTGGCCAGCGGAACGCCTCTTTATCTGTACAGGTTCGAGGCCGTAAACGAACCATCATCGAAGTCACAGGGCGGGACATGA